Proteins found in one Triticum urartu cultivar G1812 chromosome 4, Tu2.1, whole genome shotgun sequence genomic segment:
- the LOC125553553 gene encoding protein MIZU-KUSSEI 1, protein MPSLIDDPGSLRSLLRPVTDERRTNKHGGSTGGAVVGLFRMFRLVPMLTTSTGCKMAALLGRHSGRALLADHAPAVTLFGHRRGRLSLAIHEDTRAPPAFLIELPMLAAALHREMATGTVRLALESDTRSARRRLLEEYVWAVYCNGRKAGYAIRRKDPSDDERHVLRLLRGVSMGAGVLPPPPADGSHGPDGELTYMRARVDRVVGSKDSEAFYMINPDDDGRGGDGAAELSIFLVRKK, encoded by the coding sequence ATGCCTTCTCTCATCGACGACCCAGGCTCGCTGCGGTCGCTGCTCCGGCCGGTCACCGACGAGCGCCGGACCAACAAGCACGGCGGCAGCACCGGCGGCGCCGTCGTGGGGCTCTTCAGGATGTTCAGGCTGGTGCCGATGCTCACCACCAGCACCGGCTGCAAGATGGCCGCGCTGCTCGGGCGGCACAGCGGCAGGGCCCTCCTCGCGGACCACGCGCCGGCGGTGACGCTCTTCGGGCACCGCCGCGGCCGGCTGAGCCTGGCCATCCACGAGGACACGCGGGCGCCGCCGGCGTTCCTCATCGAGCTGCCCATGCTGGCGGCCGCGCTGCACCGGGAGATGGCCACGGGCACCGTGAGGCTGGCGCTGGAGAGCGACACCCGCAGCGCGCGCCGGCGGCTCCTGGAGGAGTACGTGTGGGCCGTCTACTGCAACGGGCGCAAGGCCGGGTACGCCATCCGCCGCAAGGACCCGTCCGACGACGAGCGGCACGTGCTGCGCCTGCTGCGCGGCGTCTCCATGGGCGCCGGggtgctgccgccgccgcccgccgacgGCTCCCACGGCCCCGACGGCGAGCTCACCTACATGCGCGCCCGCGTCGACCGCGTCGTCGGGTCCAAGGACTCCGAGGCCTTCTACATGATCAACCCGGACGACGACGGCCGGGGTGGCGATGGCGCCGCGGAGCTCAGCATTTTCCTAGTCAGGAAGAAGTAA
- the LOC125550693 gene encoding F-box protein SKIP16 — translation MASPPTGPAAPAGLESMEGLALDTIIAKAGARPAAVLACASTHLRAAVAEDAVWRNFCARDLGLDAPLDPEDRPLPSFKDAYKVWSESFGMYPLPLVKRVKLFWSSLKGWISENFPEALRTLSKGVSEAQIRSAEDDLGFKLPMPTKLLYRFCNGQLPFSKNEDVRMAPLGIIGGYLFYNYIVNVHLSSLEQMVEETKEFNFHLEEQGLPIGPNLALVASSWYHPKTFLLNCSSGELYVGTANLSAGEMMPCVPKSLIKPTNSDMPQDGLLLWLEEHLRRLQNGMIKIRPLKTSRYICLYPEASPLCSSAVTNGVKVRASAVFVPEHPRRGHVGTHLYSYSIRLSVPEACMLGGVYFSSCQLHSRHWIIRCKDTVVSDMHGEGVIGEYPLLLPGQDEFVYESCTPLNGSSGSVEGSFTFVPGRLTQPEGKPFDVTVAPFPLEVPDYIF, via the exons ATGGCTTCGCCGCCGACGGGGCCCGCGGCGCCGGCGGGCTTGGAGAGCATGGAGGGCCTCGCCCTCGACACCATCATCGCCAAGGCCGGCGCGCGCCCTGCGGCTGTGCTCGCCTGCGCCAGCACGCACCTGCGCGCTGCCGTCGCCGAGGACGCCGTCTGGCGCAACTTCTGCGCCCGAGACCTCGGCCTCGACGCGCCCCTCGACCCCGAGGACCGCCCGCTCCCCTCCTTCAAG GATGCATATAAAGTTTGGTCAGAGTCTTTTGGTATGTATCCATTACCCCTGGTAAAGAGAGTGAAACTTTTTTGGAGCTCATTAAAAGGATGGATTTCTGAAAACTTTCCTGAAGCACTCAGAACTTTGAGTAAAGGTGTTTCTGAAGCTCAGATAAGATCAGCAGAAGATGATCTTGGTTTCAAGCTTCCTATGCCTACAAAGCTATTGTACCGCTTTTGCAATGGTCAACTGCCTTTCAGTAAAAACGAGGATGTACGCATGGCTCCTCTTGGCATAATAGGAGGCTATCTGTTTTATAATTACATTGTAAATGTGCACTTGTCATCTCTTGAGCAAATGGTCGAAGAGACAAAAGAATTTAATTTCCACTTGGAGGAGCAAGGTCTTCCCATTGGGCCCAACCTTGCATTAGTGGCAAGTTCATGGTATCATCCTAAAACGTTTCTTCTCAATTGTTCAAGTGGTGAACTTTACGTTGGCACTGCCAACTTATCAGCTGGAGAAATGATGCCATGCGTGCCAAAATCATTGATAAAGCCAACTAATAGTGATATGCCCCAAGATGGATTACTTTTGTGGTTGGAAGAGCACCTTAGGCGCTTACAGAATGGCATGATCAAGATCCGCCCTCTTAAGACGTCGAGGTATATCTGCTTATATCCAGAAGCATCCCCATTGTGTTCGTCAGCAGTGACAAATGGTGTAAAG GTACGTGCATCTGCTGTCTTTGTGCCAGAACATCCTCGTCGGGGGCATGTGGGCACACATCTGTACAGCTATTCCATCCGCCTGTCAGTTCCTGAGGCATGCATGCTAGGTGGGGTTTACTTTTCTTCCTGCCAGCTTCACTCACGCCACTGGATCATCCGATGTAAAGACACGGTTGTTTCGGATATGCATGGGGAAGGTGTTATTGGGGAG TATCCTTTACTTTTACCAGGGCAGGACGAGTTTGTCTATGAGAGCTGCACGCCGCTGAATGGCAGTAGTGGATCTGTGGAGGGCTCTTTTACATTTGTGCCTGGGAG GTTGACCCAGCCAGAAGGAAAACCATTCGACGTCACGGTGGCTCCGTTCCCTCTGGAAGTACCCGACTACATCTTCTGA